From Phocoena phocoena chromosome 16, mPhoPho1.1, whole genome shotgun sequence, a single genomic window includes:
- the LOC136136362 gene encoding large ribosomal subunit protein eL21-like, with amino-acid sequence MTNTNGKRTGTRYMFSRPFRKHGVVPLASYMQIYKKGDIVVIKGMGTVQKGMPHKCPHGKTGRVYDVTQHAVGVGVNKGKILAKRINVRIEHIKHPKSRDSFLKHVKENGQKKKEAKEKGTWVQLKCQPALPREAHFMSTNEKEPELLEPIPYEVMA; translated from the coding sequence ATGACCAACACAAACGGAAAGAGGACGGGCACCCGCTACATGTTCTCTAGGCCTTTTAGAAAACATGGAGTTGTTCCTTTGGCCTCATACATGCAAATCTACAAGAAAGGTGATATTGTAGTTATCAAGGGAATGGGCACTGTTCAAAAAGGAATGCCCCACAAGTGTCCCCATGGCAAAACTGGGAGAGTCTACGATGTCACCCAGCATGCTGTTGGCGTTGGTGTAAACAAGGGCAAGATTCTTGCCAAGAGAATTAATGTGCGTATCGAGCATATTAAGCACCCTAAGAGCCGAGACAGCTTCCTGAAACATGTGAAGGAAAATggtcagaaaaagaaggaagccaaagagaaaggGACTTGGGTTCAGCTGAAGTGCCAGCCTGCTCTACCCAGAGAAGCACACTTCATGAGCACCAATGAAAAGGAGCCTGAATTGTTGGAACCCATTCCCTATGAAGTCATGGCATGA